Proteins encoded in a region of the Flammeovirga yaeyamensis genome:
- a CDS encoding dihydroorotase, with protein MSKILIKNAQMVNEGQIKQTDVLISEGKIEKIAASIPHSGEKLIDATGKYLLPGLIDDQVHFREPGLTQKANIQTESRAAVAGGVTSFMEMPNTKPPTTTIEKLEEKYAIAKETSLANYSFYIGASNDNLDEVLKADPKNVCGIKVFMGSSTGNMLVDNEQTLANLFQKAQMIIASHCEDDPMIAENYEKYKEKYGEDIPMECHPEIRSAEACYSSSSKAVALARKHGARLHILHISTAKELELFDNDIPLKDKKITAEACVHHMWFSDEDYKEKGAFIKWNPAVKTKADGAGVLAGVLNDKIDVIATDHAPHTIEEKSNKYGSAPSGGPLVQHSLQVLFDFYKQGKISLEKIVEKACHNVAILFDVEKRGYIREGYWADLVLVDDNKPQEVTKDSLHYKCGWSPFEGHTFSSSITHTIVSGHLAFENGQFNDSVKGQRLTFDR; from the coding sequence ATGTCGAAGATTCTGATCAAAAACGCCCAAATGGTCAACGAAGGGCAAATCAAACAAACAGATGTTTTAATCAGCGAAGGTAAGATTGAAAAAATAGCAGCATCTATTCCTCATAGCGGAGAAAAACTAATTGATGCCACTGGAAAATACCTTCTTCCAGGCTTAATCGACGATCAGGTGCACTTCAGAGAGCCTGGTTTAACACAGAAAGCAAACATTCAAACAGAATCTAGAGCGGCAGTAGCAGGAGGGGTAACTTCTTTTATGGAAATGCCAAACACAAAGCCTCCTACAACAACAATTGAAAAGCTAGAAGAAAAGTATGCTATTGCTAAAGAAACATCTTTGGCAAACTACTCATTCTATATTGGTGCATCAAACGATAATTTGGATGAAGTACTAAAAGCAGATCCAAAAAATGTTTGTGGTATCAAAGTATTCATGGGTTCTTCAACTGGAAATATGTTAGTGGATAACGAACAAACGTTAGCTAATTTATTTCAAAAAGCACAGATGATTATTGCTTCTCACTGTGAGGATGATCCAATGATTGCGGAGAACTATGAAAAATATAAAGAAAAGTACGGAGAGGATATTCCTATGGAATGTCACCCAGAAATTAGAAGTGCAGAGGCATGTTATTCATCTTCTTCTAAGGCCGTAGCTTTAGCTAGAAAACATGGTGCAAGATTGCATATCCTTCACATCTCAACAGCCAAAGAATTAGAGTTGTTTGATAACGATATTCCTTTGAAAGACAAAAAGATTACTGCTGAAGCATGTGTACACCATATGTGGTTCTCTGATGAAGACTACAAAGAGAAAGGAGCGTTCATCAAATGGAATCCAGCTGTGAAAACTAAAGCAGATGGTGCAGGTGTTCTTGCAGGTGTTCTTAATGATAAAATTGATGTGATTGCAACAGATCATGCTCCTCATACAATAGAAGAGAAAAGCAATAAGTACGGAAGTGCACCTTCTGGAGGTCCTTTGGTACAACATTCATTACAGGTATTGTTCGACTTCTACAAACAAGGTAAAATCTCATTAGAGAAAATTGTAGAAAAAGCATGTCATAATGTTGCCATATTATTTGATGTAGAGAAAAGAGGATACATTAGAGAAGGATATTGGGCAGATTTAGTATTGGTAGATGATAATAAACCTCAAGAAGTGACTAAAGATAGCTTACATTACAAATGTGGTTGGTCACCTTTCGAAGGTCATACCTTCTCATCGAGCATTACTCACACGATTGTTTCTGGTCATTTGGCTTTTGAAAATGGTCAGTTCAACGACTCAGTAAAAGGTCAGAGATTAACTTTTGACCGCTAA